In Deltaproteobacteria bacterium, the DNA window CCAAAAGTCGTCATTCCCCGGCTTGACCGGGGAATCCAGAAAAAGAACTGGATGCCGGATCAAGTCCGGCATGACAGTAATTGTAAAGGCATCGTTGAGACACTACACTAGTTATCGATGCGACGACTGGTCATTTAATCTCAAAGGAGATTTCCCAGATCATTTTTTGGTGCGTATTGAAAGATAAAAATACCAATTCTGGCTCCACTTTGGCATCAAACAGGCTTAAGGGCTTTAACACGCAGGACTCAAGGGGGTCTTCGCTATTGGACCAGGCTGCAACGTATCTTGACTGTGACCTAAAATCGTTAGAAGAAATACGAAATCCTTACATAGCCCTCATCTCCAGGTGCATCAAAAAAATCCGTTGTGCCAGACCGTATCCCGCCGAATTCCGAACTCCGCTTACCGTACGACAGGTTGATCCCCCAGGTAATGAGAAGGTTCTCCTTCCAATCGTAGGTTGCTTTCACCTGAACAAACAGGCTCTCATCGTTGAGATTACAGATCATGCTGGGAAACAGATGAAACAAGGGGGTCAGTTCCATCTCCAAACCCGTGGCAAGATAATCCCGGCCAACATTGAATAATTCACCGCGGGAAATGCGCTTCTGCAAATCCGTATTCGGCTTCGCATAGTTCTTGTGAGCCTCTCCCACACCGCTTCGGAAGTATTCAACATAACCGTAAACATTGCGACCAAACCACGTCCAGGAATAGTCAAGGTTTGTCGCAAGGGATATGGCGCGGCCCCCGCCATCAGGTTCTGTTATGCTGATATCAAAACGCCATACGGCCCCTTGCCAGTCTTTGGCCAAGCCAACCCCCAGCAAAGCCTCGTCATAGTGGCATGCAACGAGAAGGTCATAGTCCATGCCGGCTTTCATGCCATGGTATTTTAGACTATAGGAACTCTGATCGCTCTTAACGTCATTGGAGACGGGGTCACGTCTGGGCAGGACAATCGCTTGCAGGTCATCGCCGTTTTCAAACAACCATTGGCCATAGAGCATGTCGTCTCCTGTCTTGTAGTCCTTGTCCACAGCCGTGGGAGAGAAGGGATTAAGGACGTCTAGGGGGTTAAAGGCAAGCCCGTTGCCCCAGCTCACGGCCTGGCGACCGGCACGAAGGACTACAGTTTCACCGGAATAGCCAATAGAGAGGCGGTCGAGGCGCTGAACTGCGGCAAGCCGACTCCTGTCAGTGATTTGATCGGTCAGATCAACAAGTCGCCTGTCATCAGAAGGCAGCCCTGTACGGGCCGTAGCAGACAACAGGCCGGCAGAGGTCAATGCCTGCCTGGTTTCCAGAGAATCACCCGTGAGGGCCAGCAATTCATAGTGGATTGTTGCATCCCATCGGTCCCAGCTTTTCTGGGCCTTAAGACGAAAGTCGACTTCGTGGTCCGTGGGGGTATCGTCTCCATATACGGCATACAGGTCTTCGCTCTCGTACAGCGCCTGGGCCAGTTGATACTTAAGGTGGCCCCGGAATTCCCATTCATCAGCATGTGCCAAGCAAGTGACAGCACATAGCAGTATGGCAATGAAACCGCGCATGCATTCAACGCTGAAGTTCGTCAGAAACGATGCGACCGTCATGCAGTTTTATGAGCCGTCTTGCGTGATCCATGACCAGTTGTTCGTGTGTTGCAATAATAAAAGTTACGCCGCGGCCTTCGTTCATCTTGCGCATGAGTTCCAGGAGCATCTCCCCGTTGTGTGAATCCAGGTTGGCGGTCGGTTCGTCTGCCAGCACAAGACTTGGCCCGGAGACCATGGCACGGGCCACAGCCACGCGCTGCTGCTGGCCGCCGGAAAGTTGTGCGGGCCTACGGCTTTCCAATCCTTTCAAGCCGACATCCTCGAGAATGGCCCTGGCCCTGGCACGCCGTTTCTTTCGGTCTATCCCCTGAAGTTGCATCACGAATTCCACATTTTCCCGGGCGGTAAGAACCGGGATGAGATTATAGGCCTGGAACACAAAACCCAGATGCATAAGGCGCATGGTTGCAAGCTGTGCCTGGCTCATCAAATCAACGCGCTGGCCTGCCACAGTGACTTCACCCCCAGTGGGCGCATCCAGCCCGCCAACAAGATTTAACAGCGTGGTCTTGCCCGAGCCCGACGGCCCGGAAAGACAGACGAAATCACCCTTTGGCACATCCAGATCAATTCCCGAGAGGGCTTCTACGATGATGGCACCCTGCTGGTAAGTCTTGGAAAGCCCTCTGCAAATCACATTCTGTTCCATAGCCGTCAAGTCCTGGTAATTGCCTCCACCGGCACACGACGGGCCGCACGCCAGGCCGGGTATAAGCTGGCAACGATACCTAAAACGACAACCAGAAGATTGGCCGAAATCACGTCTGACGCGCTAATAAGCGGGTAGATCACGCTGCTTATTCCAGCCCACTCAAGGCCCTCGGCAAAAGCGGAAAGATTCAGACCGTCGGCAAGGAAAGCAATTGTCCCCCAGGCAAGCACATTGCCCATAAACAGGCCGATCATCAACACCATCAAAGACTCCAGCAATACTTGGCTGAGCAAGAACCCAGGGCGCATCCCCAACGCCTGGAACAGCCCAATTTCTCTCGTCCGCTCGAACACGGCCATAAGCAATGTATTGATCAGACCGAACGACATGGCCAGAAACACGACTACAAACCAGATGAGCATGGTGGCCTCGTACATCTTCACTGTCAACACGAGCAATGGCTCCAGCTTGGTCCACGGCTGGATATCAAGTCCCGGAGCCACACGGACAAGGAGCTGCAACACGGCACTCAGATCCTGGCGGTCACGCGCAACCACCGCCAGTTCTGAGATGTTCTCACCCAGCCTCAACATCTCCTGTGCAACCGACCGGCCAGTAAAGACATAACCGGTCTCAGTGGCCTCCATATTTGCGTCAAAAATGCCCACAACGCGAAAACCCCGGTCGGCAATTTCATTATCGACGTCCTGACTCATCACAACAACTCGTTTACCCAAAGAGGTTTCCAAGCGTTCGGCCAGCTTGCGACCCAGGAGCACACCATGATCGCCGGGAGATTTCAAATACCGCCCTTCGGTTACCGCCTTTGCGATAAAAGACAGTCCGTGTTCGGCCTCAGGATCGACGCCCACAAGTGTAACACCCGCAGACTCCCGTTCGCTCGCCACCACAGCCGGCACGCTTACCCTTGTGGACCAGGCCCTTACATGCTCCCCGCGCAGAACCTCCACCATGTGAGGAGCAGGTGGGGGCATGCTGTTATCGACGACGGGATCATCACGATAGCCAACAGCGTGCACCTGGATGTGCCCGGTCAGATTGTTTATGGCATTGCGCACCTGTTGTTCGATCATGCCACGCATAATGGCCGCCAATGTCACCATGGACCATATGCCAAAGGCAATAGCCACCAGTATCACAAACGTGCGCCGATGGTTGCGCCACACATTTCGCCAGGCCAGGGTGTATAGCAACCTGACGTTCAGAGTACTCATTGCTCACACTGCTTTCATAGCGTCTACCGGCTTGAGCAGTCTTATCCGCAAAGCCGGGTACAAGGCGGCTGCGCAAGTGACAAGAAGGATCACCGCAGGCCCCAGTGTCAAGGACAGAGGCGAAAGAGCGAGGTGGATGACGGCCGGCATATTGTAGTGAGCAGCCAGCTCCTCCATGCCCGGGTATGAAAACCCGTAGATATGAAAGTAAATAACGGTTGCAGTGCCGATGACCATGCCTACGGCCAGCCCCAGGAGAGTCAGCCAGACTGCTTCCACGATTACAAGAACGCCGATACGCCCTGGCCTGGCCCCGAGCGCCAGCATGATCCCGAATTCGCGCGTTCGCTCAAGGACCGACATTAGAAAGGTATTCAGAATGCTGAAGGAGACGATAATGATCAAGGAGGCATACAAGAACCACCCAGAGGCCCAGTCCATCTGAATCGCCTGTTTTAATCCAGGCAACAATGCCTCCCAGTTTAATACCACCAAAGAACTCTCCGGTGGCAGGCCGCTTCTAACAGCCCGCCGTAACTCTTCCAAATGTTCCAGGCTCTCGCCGACAACCACGATGGTGTGGCCGTGATTTCCCATGCTGAAGACGTCCTGAAAGGCGCCCAAAGGCAGTTGTACGAGTTGGCGGTCCAAGTCGGCAGACCCGCTCTCGAAGATGCCGACAATAGGCACCACAGTTGCTGCCACTGAACCGTCTCTGCCTGTTCCAAGCAAGGTAAGTTCCTCGCCCACATTCAGTTTGAGGTTCCGCGCCAGCAGGTATCCTATAATGGCTTCTTGGGCGTCATCAGATGAGAGGAAACGTCCCTTTCTTACCAGTCCAGGGATGGTCGATACGTGGCTTTCATTCTCCGTCTCCACACCGAGAACCTGGACGCCATAACTGCGTTCTTTGGATGATGCCAGGGCAAAGCCCATGGCACGGACCGACAGGCTGGCTGATCCGCTCAGTCTCCTGA includes these proteins:
- a CDS encoding ABC transporter ATP-binding protein, whose protein sequence is MEQNVICRGLSKTYQQGAIIVEALSGIDLDVPKGDFVCLSGPSGSGKTTLLNLVGGLDAPTGGEVTVAGQRVDLMSQAQLATMRLMHLGFVFQAYNLIPVLTARENVEFVMQLQGIDRKKRRARARAILEDVGLKGLESRRPAQLSGGQQQRVAVARAMVSGPSLVLADEPTANLDSHNGEMLLELMRKMNEGRGVTFIIATHEQLVMDHARRLIKLHDGRIVSDELQR
- a CDS encoding ABC transporter permease, translating into MSTLNVRLLYTLAWRNVWRNHRRTFVILVAIAFGIWSMVTLAAIMRGMIEQQVRNAINNLTGHIQVHAVGYRDDPVVDNSMPPPAPHMVEVLRGEHVRAWSTRVSVPAVVASERESAGVTLVGVDPEAEHGLSFIAKAVTEGRYLKSPGDHGVLLGRKLAERLETSLGKRVVVMSQDVDNEIADRGFRVVGIFDANMEATETGYVFTGRSVAQEMLRLGENISELAVVARDRQDLSAVLQLLVRVAPGLDIQPWTKLEPLLVLTVKMYEATMLIWFVVVFLAMSFGLINTLLMAVFERTREIGLFQALGMRPGFLLSQVLLESLMVLMIGLFMGNVLAWGTIAFLADGLNLSAFAEGLEWAGISSVIYPLISASDVISANLLVVVLGIVASLYPAWRAARRVPVEAITRT
- a CDS encoding ABC transporter permease — protein: MSITLRLAWRNIWRHPRRTLLTSSAIAFAAAILVFMVTLQRSSYDKMIDFTLRVYHGHLQVQPKGYLDKPQIRNTIPDARALASHIRRLSGSASLSVRAMGFALASSKERSYGVQVLGVETENESHVSTIPGLVRKGRFLSSDDAQEAIIGYLLARNLKLNVGEELTLLGTGRDGSVAATVVPIVGIFESGSADLDRQLVQLPLGAFQDVFSMGNHGHTIVVVGESLEHLEELRRAVRSGLPPESSLVVLNWEALLPGLKQAIQMDWASGWFLYASLIIIVSFSILNTFLMSVLERTREFGIMLALGARPGRIGVLVIVEAVWLTLLGLAVGMVIGTATVIYFHIYGFSYPGMEELAAHYNMPAVIHLALSPLSLTLGPAVILLVTCAAALYPALRIRLLKPVDAMKAV